A genomic window from Bombus pyrosoma isolate SC7728 linkage group LG8, ASM1482585v1, whole genome shotgun sequence includes:
- the LOC122570067 gene encoding 4-nitrophenylphosphatase-like translates to MATSTINLENASVEQTREFLDSFDIILSDCDGVLWYLDKPIPGSAHTLRKLRDLGKKLYLISNNSTITIDEYRKRLDLYGLDIKAKEIINTAKTISWYLKKIKFTGEAFVIATTQFRQVLIDDGFKLVPQEKTQILEHKRYEGLKSIEDDPAIKAVIVDFCFLCDWTRLALAISCLDRKDVYYICGCREEWLVYRGNKRILGSGPLIDLISRQSGRTPLEFAKPSENLKDYVFDIWNVKDPGRCLMIGDSINTDMKFGAMCGFKKLFVNTGADKIDEAALSNECCPDFYIPSLALLSPLIDSLQKESAN, encoded by the exons ATGGCGACGAGCACaataaatttggaaaacgCGAGCGTAGAGCAAACGCGCGAGTTTCTAGATTCATTCGACATCATCTTATCGGATTGCGATG GTGTCCTTTGGTATCTTGACAAACCAATCCCTGGTTCGGCGCATACGCTTCGTAAACTACGAGATCTAGGCAAGAAGCTGTATCTAATAAGCAACAACAGCACCATAACCATAGACGAATACCGCAAGCGACTGGATTTATACGGACTAGATATCAAAGCG aaagaaataataaacacCGCGAAAACGATTAGCTGGTATCTGAAGAAGATTAAGTTCACGGGCGAAGCTTTCGTGATTGCTACGACACAATTCCGACAAGTTTTAATCGACGATGGATTTAAACTCGTACCACAGGAG AAAACTCAGATCCTGGAGCATAAACGATACGAGGGACTAAAGAGTATCGAGGACGATCCAGCTATTAAAGCAGTGATCGTCGATTTCTGTTTTCTCTGTGATTGGACCAGATTAGCATTAGCCATTTCTTGCTTAGATAGAAAagatgtttattatatatgcggCTGTAGAGAGGAGTGGCTCGTTTATCGTGGCAATAAGAGAATTTTAG GTTCTGGTCCCTTAATCGATCTAATTAGCAGACAGAGCGGAAGAACACCGTTAGAATTTGCCAAGCCtagtgaaaatttaaaagattatgtTTTTGATATATGGAACGTGAAAGATCCAGGCAGATGTTTAATGATCGGCGACTC GATAAACACAGACATGAAATTCGGTGCTATGTgtggatttaaaaaattgttcgtcaACACGGGCGCGGACAAAATAGACGAAGCGGCGTTGAGCAACGAGTGTTGTCCAGATTTCTATATTCCGAGTTTGGCGTTGTTAAGCCCCCTTATCGATTCGCTGCAAAAGGAATCGGCAAACTAG